One region of Scophthalmus maximus strain ysfricsl-2021 chromosome 15, ASM2237912v1, whole genome shotgun sequence genomic DNA includes:
- the soul3 gene encoding heme-binding protein soul3, translating to MDRGGCQMSGGGGGVVDDGGGPESSGMITLEDLESFSEDQLSDSGNGSLEEAADTMEEDGRLLQYWQDVARGHQVKVSQDMAEPIQQLTSNNQGRSKREHIPFTLLGKREKCGNLLYEKREYEKGHWACITMCEDTYEQSICYGFMRMMRYICQQNSLGDYLGMTIPIVTVVHTDESHTVISNGVTVAYYLPAEHQAQPPQPEDNEITIDIWPSTIVYTRAFSGPTNEVTIIDQINAMAEVLESPGVCVNDSFIVAGYTNPAHSNRQNEIWFLERR from the exons ATGGACCGAGGCGGCTGCCAgatgagcggcggcggcggcggggtcGTGGACGACGGCGGCGGGCCCGAGTCGAGCGGCATGATCACGCTGGAGGACCTGGAGTCCTTCTCGGAGGACCAGCTGTCAGACTCGGGCAACGGCAGcctggaggaggcggcggacaCCATGGAGGAGGACGGCCGCCTGCTGCAGTACTGGCAGGACGTGGCCAGGGGACACCAGGTGAAAGTTTCTCAAg ATATGGCAGAACCCATTCAGCAGTTAACAAGCAACAACCAAGGACGCAGCAAGAGAGAACACATCCCTTTTACTCTCcttggaaaaagagagaag TGTGGGAACCTGCTCTATGAGAAACGCGAATATGAAAAGGGCCACTGGGCTTGTATAACAATGTGTGAGGACACTTACGAACAGAGCATCTGTTATGGtttcatgaggatgatgagATACATCTGCCAGCAGAACTCTTTGG GTGACTACTTGGGCATGACGATCCCCATCGTGACAGTGGTACACACAGATGAGAGCCACACTGTGATCTCCAATGGTGTCACTGTGGCGTACTACCTTCCTGCTGAGCATCAGGCCCAGCCCCCACAACCCGAGGACAACGAGATCACCATAGATATCTGGCCCAGCACTATTGTGTACACAAG gGCCTTCTCCGGTCCCACCAATGAAGTGACCATCATTGATCAGATAAATGCCATGGCAGAGGTGCTCGAATCTCCTGGCGTGTGCGTCAACGACTCGTTCATCGTGGCCGGCTACACCAACCCTGCTCACAGCAACCGTCAGAATGAGATCTGGTTCCTGGAGCGCCGCTGA
- the iqcc gene encoding IQ domain-containing protein C isoform X1: MDRGTWETILTRFQARARGYSVRKEVGRAREDFTDIVQEIDGGLAHLQWRDTVIPIPHFTDTGGLFLRPSSDASRPLDPGLDVRTSPQSPAAALSQERGGDRALLLQKSEAQRDDSGTKGQARLSTDRLPSSHAGGGGVGLGQRDQGGDKEGRATGSSGDSTSLWSSLEQDENFSRSHRGPRQYCLAQEVPRTPEALHLHRNTLTMELVWLQQAIDSRKKYLSLKDRLTVS; this comes from the exons ATGGACAGGGGGACGTGGGAGACGATACTCACCCGTTTCCAG GCACGTGCACGTGGGTATTCGGTGAGAAAGGAAGTCGGCCGCGCACGAGAAGACTTTACAGACATCGTGCAAGAGATCGATGGAGGCTTGGCCCACCTGCAGTGGAGGGACACGGTTATCCCCATTCCTCACTTCACAGACACT GGCGGACTGTTTCTACGACCCAGCAGTGATGCCAGCAGGCCTTTGGATCCAGGGCTGGATGTGAGAACCAGTCCCCAGAGTCCAGCAGCAGCCTTAtcacaggagagagggggagatcgGGCGCTCCTTCTGCAGAAGTCAGAAGCACAGAGAGATGACTCAGGAACCAAAGGCCAAGCACGTCTCTCCACTGACCGTCTGCCCAGCAGCCATGCAGGTGGAGGCGGGGTGGGCCTTGGGCAGAGGGATCAGGGGGGAGATAAAGAGGGAAGAGCGACAGGCAGCTCGGGAGACTCCACCAGCCTCTGGAGCAGTTTGGAGCAGGATGAGAACTTTAGTCGCTCTCATCGAG GTCCCCGGCAGTACTGCTTGGCACAGGAGGTGCCGCGCACACCGGAGGCCCTGCATCTCCATAGAAACACCCTGACCATGGAGTTGGTCTGGCTACAACAGGCCATTGACAGCAGGAAAAag
- the iqcc gene encoding IQ domain-containing protein C isoform X2 has product MDRGTWETILTRFQARARGYSVRKEVGRAREDFTDIVQEIDGGLAHLQWRDTVIPIPHFTDTGGLFLRPSSDASRPLDPGLDVRTSPQSPAAALSQERGGDRALLLQKSEAQRDDSGTKGQARLSTDRLPSSHAGPRQYCLAQEVPRTPEALHLHRNTLTMELVWLQQAIDSRKKYLSLKDRLTVS; this is encoded by the exons ATGGACAGGGGGACGTGGGAGACGATACTCACCCGTTTCCAG GCACGTGCACGTGGGTATTCGGTGAGAAAGGAAGTCGGCCGCGCACGAGAAGACTTTACAGACATCGTGCAAGAGATCGATGGAGGCTTGGCCCACCTGCAGTGGAGGGACACGGTTATCCCCATTCCTCACTTCACAGACACT GGCGGACTGTTTCTACGACCCAGCAGTGATGCCAGCAGGCCTTTGGATCCAGGGCTGGATGTGAGAACCAGTCCCCAGAGTCCAGCAGCAGCCTTAtcacaggagagagggggagatcgGGCGCTCCTTCTGCAGAAGTCAGAAGCACAGAGAGATGACTCAGGAACCAAAGGCCAAGCACGTCTCTCCACTGACCGTCTGCCCAGCAGCCATGCAG GTCCCCGGCAGTACTGCTTGGCACAGGAGGTGCCGCGCACACCGGAGGCCCTGCATCTCCATAGAAACACCCTGACCATGGAGTTGGTCTGGCTACAACAGGCCATTGACAGCAGGAAAAag